A region of the Oncorhynchus clarkii lewisi isolate Uvic-CL-2024 chromosome 29, UVic_Ocla_1.0, whole genome shotgun sequence genome:
CCGTGTTAAGCGGGCGGGGGTTAAGAagtgcggtttggcgggtcatgttatggaggacgcatgactcgaccttcgcctcccaggcccattggggagttgaggcgatgagacaagatcgaaaaaaggagtaaataaaacacacaaaaccttctttttttttacaagggTTTTCATTTAATTGAACAACATCTGGAATGTGAGCACAAAGCAGAaaagaggtacagtgccttgcgaaagtattcggcccccttgaactttgcgaccttttgccacatttcaggcttcaaacataaagatagaaaactgtatttttttgtgaagaatcaacaacaagtgggacacaatcatgaagtggaacgacatttattggatatttcaaacttttttaacaaatcaaaaactgaaaaattgggcgttcaaaattattcagcccctttactttcagtgcagcaaactctctccagaagttcagtgaggatctctgaatgatccaatgttgacctaaatgactaatgatgataaatacaatccacctgtgtgtaatcaagtctccgtataaatgcacctgcactgtgatagtctcagaggtctgttaaaagcgcagagagcatcatgaagaacaaggaacacaccaggcaggtccgagatactgttgtgaagaagtttaaagccggatttggatacaaaaagatttcccaagctttaaacatcccaaggagcactgtgcaagcgataatattgaaatggaagtagtatcagaccactgcaaatctaccaagacctggccatccctctaaactttcagctcatacaaggagaagactgatcagagatgcagccaagaggcccatgatcactcttgatgaactgcagagatctacagctgaggtgggagactctgtccataggacaacaatcagtcgtatattgcacaaatctggcctttatggaagagtggcaagaagaaagccatttcttaaagatatccataaaaagtgttgtttaaagtttgccacaagccacctgggagacacaccaaacatgtggaagaaggtgctctggtcagatgaaaccaaaattgaactttttggcaacaatgcaaaacgttatgtttggcgtaaaagcaacacagctgaacacaccatccccactgtcaaacatggtggtggcagcatcatggtttgggcctgcttttcttcagcagggacagagaagatggttaaaattgatgggaagatggatggagccaaatacaggaccattctggaagaaaacctgatggagtctgcaaaagaccagagactgggacggagatttgtcttccaacaagacaatgatccaaaacataaagcaaaatctacaatggaatggttcaaaaataaacatatccaggtgttagaatggccaagtcaaagtccagacctgaatccaatcgagaatctgtggaaagaactgaaaactgctgttcacaaatgctctccatccaacctcactgagctcgagctgttttgcaaggaggaatgggaaaaaatgttaacactttcgcaaggcactgtatattatgtgTCTGAATTACTTTTGTTTTAAAAGGCTTGGCACTGCAATCCAATCTGGAAAGGAAACATTTCCAACAATAGAAGCATTTCTCGCTTAACCACAAAATCAGAAAGTGTTAACAGTTAAGAACCATCTGAGTTTTAACAGTTAAGAACCATCTGAGTGTTAACAGTTAAGAACCATCTGAGTTAACAGTTAAGAACCATCTGAGTGTTAACAGTTAAGAACCATCTGAGTGTTAACAGTTAAGAACCATCTGTGTTAACAGTTAAGAACCATCTGAGTGTTAACAGTTAAGAACCATCTGAGTGTTAACAGTTAAGAACCATCTGAGTGTTAACAGTTAAGAACCATCTGTGTTAACAGTTAAGAACCATCTGAGAGTTAACAGTTAAGAACCATCTGAGTGTTAACAGTTAAGAACCATCTGAGTGTTAACAGTTAAGAACCATCTGTGTTAACAGTTAAGAACCATCTGAGAGTTAACAGTTAAGAACCATCTGAGTGTTAACAGTTAAGAACCATCTGAGTGTTAACAGTTAAGAACCATCTGTGTTAACAGTTAAGAACCATCTGAGTGTTAACAGTTAAGAACCATCTGAGTTAACAGTTAAGAACCATCTGAGTGTTAACAGTTAAGAACCATCTGAGTGTTAACAGTTAAGAACCATCTGAGTGTTAACAGTTAAGAACCATCTGTGTTAACAGTTAAGAACCATCTGAGTGTTAACAGTTAAGAACCATCTGTGTTAACAGTTAAGAACCATCTGAGTGTTAACAGTTAAGAACCATCTGTGTTAACAGTTAAGAACCATCTGAGTGTTAACAGTTAAGAACCATCTGAGTGTTAACAGTTAAGAACCATCTGTGTTAACAGTTAAGAACCATCTGAGTGTTAACAGTTAAGAACCATCTGTGTTAACAGTTAAGAACCATCTGAGTGTTAACAGTTAAGAACCATCTGTGTTAACAGTTAAGAACCATCTGAGTGTTAACAGTTAAGAACCATCTGTGTTAACAGTTAAGAACCATCTGAGTGTTAACAGTTAAGAACCATCTGTGTAGTTAAGAACCATCTGAGTGTTAGTTAAGAACCATCTGAGTGTTAACAGTTAAGAACCATCTGTGTTAACAGTTAAGAACCATCTGAGTGTTAACAGTTAAGAACCATCTGTGTTAATAGTTAAGAACCATCTGAGTGTTAACAGTTAAGAACCATCTGAGTGTTAACAGTTAAGAACCATCTGTGTTAACAGTTAAGAACCATCTGAGTGTTAACAGTTAAGAACCATCTGAGTGTTAACAGTTAGGAACCATCTGAGTGTAAACAGTTAAGAACCATCTGTGTTAACAGTTAAGAACCATCTGAGTGTTAACAGTTAAGAACCATCTGTGTTAACAGTTAAGAACCATCTGAGTGTTAACAGTTAAGAACCATCTGAGTGTTAACAGTTAAGAACCATCTGTGTTAACAGTTAAGAACCATCTGAGTGTTAACAGTTAAGAACCATCTGAGTGTTAACAGTTAAGAACCATCTGTGTTAACAGTTAAGAACCATCTGAGTGTTAACAGTTAAGAACCATCTGAGTGTTAACAGTTAAGAACCATCTGTGTTAACAGTTAAGAACCATCTGAGTGTTAACAGTTAAGAACCATCTGAGTGTTAACAGTTAAGAACCATCTGTGTTAACAGTTAAAGGAAAACTCTacccaaatgttttattttggtatttgtttcattagtaaattgttgacatagtcccaaaatgtttttttgcgAGTCAGCAATCACGTTTTCAAGATATTTAACTTTCAAAATAGAATAATCATCCCCGTATGAGTCATTTTACATTATATGATGCTGCATTTTGCATCATAacagggatgatttctgtatttctgTAAACGTAGATATGGATTCAATACATGTAATGAAAGGTCAGAGCTATAGCacaattgaaatttaaaggcaatgttcccatgtTCGAGGAAACCGGCAAAAGCTTCATGTGAAAATTTGAATGAAACGTCCCATCTCAGGGTCCTTCATGTTCTGACATGAGGAATATATTCTATCCGACCTGGAGAAACACCTCGGTGACAATTCAAACAGCACCATTTAGGTGACATTACCTAAGTACCAGGGTACTATAAGGGAACTAGGGTGTGATGTCAGACCCCTCGTGGTCTCCTGAGTAGTATCATCTCACATATAGTcaccacacacaggcacacacacacacacacagacacacagacacacacagacacacacacacatccctaaccctaaacctacctcctaaccctttttctaaccctaattctaaccctcaccctaaacctaacccctaaccctaaaatagCCAATGTCCTTATGGGCACGTGGGGAAATGTCCCCATGTGGGAgaatttccttgttttactatccttgtggggactttggGGGATTTGCAGTCTCCACAAGGAtagtaacaaacacacacatgttaagctcttctatcctcgtggggacctaaGAATTCATTTCcaatcaaaatcctattttccctaaccccttaccctaaacctaacatttcccttaaccctaaccttaaccttatcccataccaaaccctaaacctaaccctagccttaagcCTAACCACTAACCattaaccccttaccctaaacctaacatttcccttaaccctaaccttaacccataccaaaccctaaacctaactctaagcctaaccactaaccccttacccccAAACCTAACAtttcccttaaccctaaccttaaccttatcccataccaaaccctaaacctaaccctagccttaagcctaaccactaaccccttaccctaaacctaacatttcccttaaccctaaccttaaccttatcccataccaaaccctaaacctaaccctagccttaagcctaaccactaaccactaaccccttaccctaaacctaacatttcccttaaccctaaccttaaccttaacccataccaaaccctaaacctaaccctagccttaagcctaaccactaaccccttacccttaccctaattctaaccATTAACCTAACCTCTATGCTTAACATAGCCATTGTCCTCATGGGGGTGTGGGAAATGTCATTTTCCTTGTGTTACTATCCTTGTGGTCCCCATAAGAATAGAAGCACCAACCAatccacaaatacacacacacatacacacgcacgcacacacacacaacacaaaagcATTGTATTGGTCTCCTGATCACCAGTGGTTCAGCAGTCTCTCTGAGCTGGGCATCCACCTGACTTTGGACTCATAGTCATAGATGACATCCCATATATTTTTCACGGGCTCATAACCTTCGTTCATCCTCTCTAACACCTCCATGGGGATCTTAGGACACCATCTGAGAGGGAGGCATACAACGCGTCAACcactatgcatgtgtgtgtgtgtgtgtgtgtgtgtgtgtgtgtgtgtgtgtgtgtgtgtgtgtgtgtgtgtgtgtgtgtgtgtgtgtgtgtgtgtgtgtgtgtgtgtgtgtgtgtgtgtgtgtgtgtgtgtgtgtgtctgtacgtgtcaGATGATACAAGCACAATTGTGCTTTGGTTTCTCTTCTCATCAATACCTGTTGAGAATCTCTAATGGAAGGACAGGGAGGTCCTGAAACTCGATCCAGTAGCCTCTGCGAAACGCCTGAAAGAGACAAACACAGTATTGTCATAacaacatgtccacacacacacacacaggcaaaagtAGTCCTTACCATTCGGACATAAGGCCACATCTCCCATTTCTTCAGATTGGTGTTGTCAATTACGATCGGATGGACTTTATTTTTGATGGCTTGAAGAACTGCAAGGAGCAACTCATACACATAAACATTCATCCCATCACATAATTAATGATTAAATCCActaattaatcaatcaaccaatcaattaaTCCATCACACAATTAATGGTCAAATTCActaattaatcaatcaaccaatcaattgtTCAATCATACCATTTATAAAAcatgaagagtttcattccaaaacactATACATCCATTTTCAAAACTGatagtaaaattagatttttttgtatTAATAACTTATGAAAGAGATTGGCGTGTTTTTCCCCTCAAGGCATGGGGTTGTTAAAAGACTTGtctagttaaagaaaggttaaataaaagtttgtttttaaatgacagacatgtattagTTTGAAACCTACCGCCAGATGGCGTCATTTCAGAGACAAACAATCACTATAGAATGAGGCTAGATTTATGATGAGTTGAATTTATACActaagaaaaaaaggtgctaactAGAACCATACAGGGTTCTTTGATTTTTCCCCATAGAGGGTAGAACCCTTTGCAGAGGGTTCTATCTAGAACTCTCTATgtagggttcttcaaagaaccccctgtacagtatatggttctacatagaaccctctatgaaactgtatgttatttatatttCTGTGTAGCATAACATTtatcaaccaatcaatgtacatgaAAAAACACAGCTATTACAGTTAAACAAACAATTGTGAAAATCTCCCttcaatagagcatgctgggaaatattacatatggttctatgtagaacccttcttgccttccaaagaatcatcaaagaaccctttctttcaaaaacagttCTTATGATGTtaaaggttctaggtagaaccctttgccttACTAAGAACCCTTGTCTTCCAAAAAGTGTCCTTCTGATCAAAACAGTTCTTCGTAGAACCCTAAAAAAAACTTTTGGAAGCCTTTTTTCTAAGATTGTATGTTAAATATACAGCAAACGAACATTAAATTCCAACTAGACAATGGATACATAGTGTTTGGAACCAAACCAATTGTAATACACATCTATGAATAAAAAAATCTGAGGACAGTAATATTTGACACAGAATGCCCCTGTGCATAAATTTctgattttaaaaaaaacacaaatgtgagaAATTGGTAGATATAGTGTTTTGGAAATCTAATACAATAAATTAATAGGTCAATAAATGAATTAATAAATGAATCGATAAACATATTAACCAGTCAATCCTATACCTACCTCTGTTGCGGTTCCATACATGAGCTTTGTTCAGGGATGTATCGCGGAACCCAACCATCTTCCCGTCCACCCTGAAGTAGTCGTCTGTGCTGAAGGCTTCTCCAGAACCATACATCTCCAAGATATTACTGtagaaaacacacactcacactcaacaTCTACTCAGACAGAACACATACACAGCTTGTatagagaagtgtgtgtgtgtgtgtgtgtgtgtgtgtgtgtgtgtgtgtgtgtgtgtgtgtgtgtgtgtgtgtgtgtgtgtgtgtgtgtgtgtgtgtgtgtgtgtgtgtgtgtgtgtgtgtgtgtgtgtgtgtgtgtgtggtgactatACCTGTGAGATGATACTACTCAGGACACCACTAGGGGTCTGACATCACACTCTAGTTCCCTTATTTGCAGTATCCCTACTATAGCTACCCTTCTCTTCGCATTAACttactttgatcatttgaatcagctgtgtagtgatgGGGGGGAAAAAACAGAAACGTGGACCCATcggggtcccgaggaccgagtttgggaaacgctgagcTACAGGGTCAGGAGAACTGAGTCTAAACCTACTCTTCTGTTGTTAACTTACTTTGATaatttgaatcagttgtgtagtgaTGGGGGGGAAAAAACAGAAACGCGGACCCATCGGGGTCccaaggaccgagtttgggaaacgctgagcTAGAGGGTCAGGAGAACTGAGTCTAAACCTACTCTTCTGTTGTTAACTTAACTACAACACCTCTTCTGAAGTATAGCCATAACACTTCCACAACACAAGGATGGAAGAGTCTAGTGACTAGAAAGGCCAATAGAAAGGTTTTGTTTTTGCTCTTAACAGTTTGAATGTCTATATGGATTGTAATTAGGGTTGAATATGTTCCcgggtattttacaaatgttccataccgagaataaatcacttttctcACGGTAACCCGGATTTCCCGCAAAAACTGGAAGGgtcattcaaaagcattataAAGCGTATAAATCAGCCGACTGTATATGTCTGGATTTGTTTAGAGATTTGTCTGAAAATTCAGACCTGATGCTACCTGACTctgatgagccctacattaaagacatacaatgagccctacattaaagacatatcATGAGCCCTCCATTAAATACATATAATGAGCCCTCCATTAAATACAtattatgagccctacattaaatacatatATGAGCCCTCCATTAAATACATATAATGAGTCCTACATGAAATACATATAATGAGCCCTCCATTAAATACatataatgagccctacattaaagacatcttatgagccctacattaaatacatataatgagccctacattaaagacatataATGAGTCCTACATTAAACACATATAATGAGCCCTCCATTAAATACatataatgagccctacattaaagacatcttatgagccctacattacaTACATATAATGAGCTCTACATTAAAGACatataatgagccctacattaaagacatcttatgagccctacattaaatacatatATGAGCCCTCCATTAaagacattttatgagccctacattacaTACatataatgagccctacattaaatacattagcCAATAGGCTACATACATGATATGGGCTACTGCACATTATGCTtgacagaaaaacataaaagcccatagatgtagctagctagctacatgctctcttgggtaaataaatgaAACTAGCTCCAGTAGGCTACGGCCTAAGCcgtattgtattatactgtatttaagCACTAgggagtgtggtatatggccaatataccacggctaagggctgttcttagtcaAGACGCAACACagtgtgcctggatacagccctttgCCACggcatattggccatataccacaaacctccaaggtgccttattgctattataaactggttaccaacttaattagagcagtaaaaatacttgttttgtcacacctgtggtatatggtctgatataccacggctgtcagccactcagcattcagggctcgtgGTTTACAGTCtgatatccaggctgtatcacatcagaccgtgattgggagtcccatagggcggcgcacaattggcccagcgtcgtccaggtttggccagggtaggccgtcattgaaaataagaatttgcggGGCCTccagggtggcgcagtggttaagggcgctgtactgcagcgccagctgtgccatcagagtcctgggttcgcgcccaggctctgtcgtaaccggccgcgaccgggaggtccgtggggcgacgcacaattggcctagcgtcgcccgggttagggagggcttggtcggtaggggtgtccttgtctcatccggcgcattggtgcggctggcttccgggttggatgtgcgctgtgttaaagaagcagcagcggcttggttggttgtgtatcggaggactttcaaccttcgtctctcccgagcccgtacgggagttgcgatgagacaagatagtagctactacaacaattggatactatgaaattggggagaaaaaggggtaaaattcaaaaaaaaataagaatttgttcttaattgacttgcctagttaaataaaggataattaaaataaaaattatatatataccaTGATGAGATGCTAGATCTGTGAAGTCTGCGCTCCATACTGAGATTGGCTGTCTGTCGccaccctgagcgttgatgaTTCATCATGCAGACCACATTTAAACATTCCATatcatttaacagttccatttcatgCCATGCTGTTCATGATAATAATGTATTATAATTTACTGGTTTCTCTCCGTTACTTATCCCTGGAAACACCAGTCAACCCTAGATTATATAGGTATCCTGTGCAGCCCAATTCTGAGCTTTTGCCCTATTATTGGCCAAAGATGTGATgtaattggtcaaaagaccataAGATCAGAATTGTAAAAACAACCATAAGGCTCAGTTAAAAAGAGTAATAAATAAAATGACACAAACGGCCATGGGACCCTGAaaagacaaggtgaaaaatcagtcgatgtgcccttgatcaaggcccttaacactaattgctcctgtaattgctcctgtaattgctcctgtaattgctcctgtaattgctcctctggataagagcgtctgctaaatgacaaaaatgttttGAAGGTTATGGGTGACTGTGAGAGGCAAGCATCCCTCTCTGCAGACAGTGTTTTTAACCAAACATTATCAGACAAGTGCATAAGATGGCTTCAAGCCCCTCCCATGTACTTCTCTCTGATGATCAGTTCCTCCCTTCAGGCggacgctctagataacatgtaaacagcctaaccagctctgctagggcgagtaaaatggtcagagtgaggcgGTGGCGGTCGGCGATGTTTATGACGAGGGAGGACGTTTTTGTTTTTCATGAGcacggccttatttctattacagcacatTGGATGACtgccattcatattccattcacccagttcaatgtaacatcgataggtttaggctactacacgaTACTCTAAATTTCCCTATAGCCACCTATCAATCAAAGTCTACAGCATGGGTGCACACAGGTGGAGAGAACATTTTGAGTtccctttcatagcagccacgttgcaTTTCTTCTCGTAcctatgcgctctcctcctctctgcttttCCCTTcatttgtggacttcaatgcacaacccATCAGCTGCATGTGACCAAGTGagaaaaaattaataaaaagcaaaaccatatcataaccactGCACAcggcctacatcattgtcaccatattagctaatgaTGACAGGCCCAACTGCCTGtaaaaacacagtccagttcaaagtgaatg
Encoded here:
- the LOC139388237 gene encoding NEDD4-binding protein 2-like 1 — translated: MYGSGEAFSTDDYFRVDGKMVGFRDTSLNKAHVWNRNRVLQAIKNKVHPIVIDNTNLKKWEMWPYVRMAFRRGYWIEFQDLPVLPLEILNRWCPKIPMEVLERMNEGYEPVKNIWDVIYDYESKVRWMPSSERLLNHW